Proteins encoded within one genomic window of Panicum virgatum strain AP13 chromosome 1N, P.virgatum_v5, whole genome shotgun sequence:
- the LOC120656398 gene encoding uncharacterized protein LOC120656398: MMMDLALYDEGNPIMEWLNNSMSESTPILDEYDDSDDDWSTPSNFVVESLQMDAEEVAAFKQKMQLGKKKKKKKKKKMQLDEDEECIADDYDTDSLEEHGSPVYAESGDSSSNDEDDGDNDLADGSGGTKTGAHVLGGSGVNFGQSTPMRPRSTRKRKPSVKSIYDL, translated from the exons ATGATGATGGATCTTGCTCTTTATGATGAAGGCAACCCAATCATGGAGTGGCTGAACAATTCTATGAGTGAGTCTACACCGATTCTTGATGAATATGATGATAGCGATGATGATTGGTCCACACCTAGCAACTTCGTTGTTGAAAGTTTACAAATGGACGCAGAAGAGGTGGCCGCATTTAAGCAGAAGATGCAATtgggcaagaaaaagaaaaagaaaaagaaaaagaagatgcaATTGGATGAAGATGAGGAATGTATTGCAGATGACTATGACACAGATTCTTTAGAAGAACATGGTAGCCCAGTTTATGCTGAGTCAGGGGACAGCAGTTCCAacgatgaagatgatg GTGATAATGACCTTGCTGATGGAAGTGGTGGTACAAAAACCGGTGCACATGTACTAGGTGGTTCAG GTGTTAATTTTGGGCAATCAACCCCAATGCGGCCAAGATCAACTAGGAAAAGAAAGCCGAGTGTAAAGAGCATCTACGACCTATAA